A genomic segment from Desulfurispirillum indicum S5 encodes:
- a CDS encoding glycosyltransferase family 4 protein, which produces MRKVGLYLEAEPHFGGTFQYNQTMLDALASLPCEQFSVVVGYTSDRWLPYLHNRDMQVLRIERGTVARALGLFWTVAGLPMGLWRRLTPLFHPIARALLREKCDLWIFPSYDLRSYQYPVPSLVSIHDLMYRYEKRFPESSSGWASWNRERINSCNSRWSKGILVDSQLGREQMMQSYGTPAQRVHALPFIAPRYMHSTVVRDDFDSTYPSLPKKFLFYPAQFWWHKNHKHLIEAVAELKKQLPDLKLVLSGGRQNAYEAVVRQVQGLGLGDDVIFLGYVPDEDMPELYRRARALVMPTYYGPTNIPPLEAFAVGCPVAISGIYAMPEQAGGAALHFHPDSSEEIACCIRRLWTDDALCAELSEKGRQRAAQWGQEQFNARLRAIVEAVLHDENG; this is translated from the coding sequence ATGAGAAAAGTTGGACTGTATCTGGAGGCGGAGCCGCATTTCGGCGGAACTTTTCAGTATAATCAGACGATGCTTGATGCGCTTGCTTCTTTACCATGTGAACAGTTTTCGGTGGTAGTTGGCTACACTTCTGATCGCTGGTTGCCCTACCTGCACAACAGAGATATGCAGGTGCTCAGGATTGAGCGTGGAACGGTCGCCCGCGCTCTCGGGCTGTTCTGGACAGTTGCCGGTTTGCCTATGGGATTATGGCGCAGGCTGACTCCTCTGTTTCACCCGATTGCCAGGGCATTGTTACGGGAAAAGTGTGATCTGTGGATCTTCCCGTCTTATGATCTGCGCAGCTATCAGTATCCGGTGCCCTCACTGGTCAGTATTCACGATCTGATGTATCGCTATGAAAAGCGCTTTCCAGAGTCTTCCTCGGGATGGGCCTCCTGGAATCGTGAGCGGATCAACTCTTGTAACAGTCGGTGGTCAAAAGGGATACTCGTTGACTCCCAGCTGGGCCGCGAGCAAATGATGCAGTCCTATGGCACCCCTGCCCAACGGGTTCATGCCCTGCCTTTTATTGCCCCTCGTTATATGCATTCCACTGTGGTGCGTGATGATTTTGACTCGACGTATCCTTCTTTACCGAAAAAATTCCTTTTTTATCCAGCGCAATTCTGGTGGCATAAAAACCATAAACACCTGATAGAGGCAGTTGCCGAGCTTAAAAAGCAGTTACCGGATCTGAAACTGGTGCTTTCAGGGGGGCGGCAGAATGCTTACGAGGCGGTTGTCAGACAGGTGCAGGGGCTGGGTTTGGGCGATGATGTGATTTTCCTCGGCTATGTCCCCGATGAAGATATGCCGGAGCTCTATCGCCGGGCGCGTGCACTGGTGATGCCTACGTATTACGGGCCAACCAACATTCCTCCACTGGAGGCTTTCGCGGTGGGGTGCCCGGTGGCTATATCGGGAATTTACGCGATGCCGGAGCAGGCTGGTGGTGCTGCCTTGCACTTTCACCCCGACTCCAGCGAAGAGATTGCCTGTTGCATAAGGCGCCTGTGGACTGATGATGCTCTGTGCGCTGAATTGTCGGAAAAAGGGAGGCAGCGGGCTGCGCAGTGGGGGCAGGAGCAATTTAATGCCCGCTTGCGGGCAATTGTGGAGGCGGTTCTGCATGACGAGAACGGTTGA
- a CDS encoding glycosyltransferase family 2 protein, whose protein sequence is MTRTVDILLATYNGAEHLPELLGSILKQSFADWRLIVRDDGSTDATLGILEAFSREHGNRMVLLPRQSRNLGPCGNFAVLMEYSSADYVMFCDQDDVWLPEKITCSLEKMQELEAVCGEEKPLLVHTDMVIVDRGLQELAASGHRYQRIDPLHGARLPRLLVQNVVTGCTAMMNRRLCKMALPIADAALMHDHWVGLVASCFGGIAYVPKPMLLYRQHGGNQVGASSGSALYLLRQVCSLARVREVLSRNRKQAKAFYERFQVLLPEPDRAMLEAFITMEQQGMLKRRIHIFHYGFRYSGMIRNIGWLVLC, encoded by the coding sequence ATGACGAGAACGGTTGATATTCTCCTGGCTACGTACAATGGCGCTGAGCATCTGCCAGAGCTGTTAGGGAGTATTTTAAAACAAAGTTTCGCAGATTGGCGTTTGATTGTCCGTGATGACGGCTCAACTGACGCGACCCTGGGGATTCTCGAAGCGTTTTCACGGGAGCATGGGAATCGGATGGTGTTACTACCGCGACAGAGCCGTAATCTCGGCCCCTGTGGAAATTTTGCGGTGCTGATGGAATACAGCAGTGCCGACTACGTTATGTTCTGTGACCAGGATGATGTCTGGTTACCGGAGAAAATTACCTGTTCGCTGGAGAAAATGCAGGAGCTGGAAGCGGTGTGCGGGGAAGAGAAACCGCTGCTGGTTCATACGGATATGGTAATTGTAGATCGTGGATTACAGGAGCTTGCGGCATCGGGGCATCGCTATCAGCGGATTGATCCTCTGCACGGGGCGCGGTTGCCTCGCCTGCTGGTGCAGAATGTAGTGACAGGTTGCACGGCAATGATGAATCGCAGGTTGTGCAAAATGGCTTTGCCAATTGCTGATGCGGCACTTATGCACGATCACTGGGTGGGCCTGGTGGCTTCCTGCTTCGGCGGAATTGCTTATGTGCCAAAGCCGATGCTTTTATATCGTCAGCATGGTGGGAACCAGGTTGGTGCCAGCAGCGGGAGTGCTTTATACCTGCTGCGACAGGTATGTTCGCTGGCGCGCGTTCGTGAGGTGCTCTCTCGTAATCGAAAGCAGGCCAAAGCTTTTTACGAACGCTTTCAGGTGTTGTTGCCGGAACCCGACCGGGCTATGCTGGAGGCTTTTATTACCATGGAGCAACAGGGTATGCTGAAAAGGCGGATACATATTTTCCATTATGGTTTTCGATACAGTGGAATGATTCGGAATATTGGCTGGCTGGTCTTATGCTGA
- a CDS encoding DegT/DnrJ/EryC1/StrS family aminotransferase — translation MIPVNEPLLDGNERRYVTECIDSGWISSEGPFVERFERELAGRVERRHGIAVCNGTAALELAIAGLGLQPGDEVLMPTFTIISCAAAVIRRGCVPVLVDSDSKTWNMDVNQLEGRITPKTRAVMVVHIYGLPVDMDAIARVARKHGLLVIEDASQMLGQTFRGQPCGSFGDISTFSFYPNKHITTGEGGMVLTNDEGLAARCRSLRNLCFSSRRFIHEELGYNFRMSNLQAALGVAQLERLDEFVARKRQMGNLYSRLLSDLDCLEMMPLSTNYAENIFWVFGAVLHDSVPFEASEAMARLGSRQIATRPFFWPMHEQPVFRNMGLFGGERYPVAERLARRGFYIPSGMALQKAQMEMVVTAVKELFSADNYQPTRAI, via the coding sequence ATGATCCCTGTCAATGAGCCTTTGTTGGATGGAAATGAGCGTCGCTATGTCACTGAGTGTATTGACAGTGGCTGGATTTCATCGGAAGGGCCGTTTGTTGAGCGTTTTGAGCGCGAATTGGCTGGCCGGGTGGAGCGTCGGCATGGTATCGCGGTGTGCAATGGTACGGCTGCCCTGGAGCTTGCCATTGCTGGTCTTGGCCTGCAGCCGGGAGATGAGGTGCTTATGCCGACGTTCACGATCATCTCCTGTGCGGCGGCGGTTATTCGCCGTGGTTGTGTTCCGGTGCTTGTGGATAGCGATTCTAAAACCTGGAACATGGATGTGAACCAGCTTGAGGGTCGTATTACACCAAAAACCCGGGCAGTCATGGTAGTGCATATCTATGGTTTGCCGGTAGATATGGATGCTATTGCCAGGGTTGCTCGCAAGCATGGCCTTCTTGTTATTGAAGATGCATCCCAGATGCTTGGTCAGACTTTCCGGGGACAGCCTTGCGGGAGTTTCGGTGATATCAGCACGTTCAGTTTTTATCCCAATAAGCATATCACCACCGGCGAGGGTGGGATGGTGTTGACGAACGATGAAGGATTGGCTGCGCGTTGCCGCTCTTTACGCAATCTCTGTTTTAGTTCCAGGCGCTTTATCCATGAGGAGCTTGGCTATAACTTCCGTATGAGTAATCTACAGGCTGCCCTGGGGGTGGCTCAGCTGGAACGCCTCGATGAATTTGTCGCTCGCAAGCGTCAGATGGGCAATTTGTATAGTCGATTACTGTCGGATCTTGACTGCCTTGAGATGATGCCGCTGTCAACGAACTATGCCGAGAATATCTTCTGGGTCTTTGGCGCGGTTCTGCATGATTCTGTGCCTTTTGAAGCATCGGAGGCTATGGCGCGCCTGGGGAGTCGGCAGATTGCCACTCGCCCTTTCTTCTGGCCCATGCATGAGCAGCCGGTATTCAGAAATATGGGGCTGTTCGGCGGGGAGCGCTACCCGGTTGCCGAGCGTCTTGCCCGGCGCGGTTTTTACATTCCCAGTGGTATGGCTTTACAGAAAGCGCAGATGGAGATGGTGGTTACTGCAGTCAAAGAGCTTTTTTCCGCTGACAATTACCAGCCAACGAGGGCGATATGA
- a CDS encoding glycosyltransferase family 2 protein, protein MRVSVVIVNWNGRHHLEACLGSLFQQTMAGYEVILVDNGSHDGSAAYVAASFPQVRLVNLAENMGFATGNNRGIEQACGEYIVTLNNDTRVAPDWLETLVDVADRYPQAGMVGCRICGFDDSDVIDSLGLKICSDGMSRGSFRNRRWSSLRLEEVEEILLPSACAALYKRAMLDETGYFDDDFFAYAEDTDLGLRGRLAGWDAVLATEAVVYHKYSQTAGRLSSFKVRLVERNHFWMVLKTFPLRFVIALPVTTTVRWFEQWRSIRRKQGTGAEALQQGSAWPMILATLQGAGEALAGSPGMLRKRRYIMRRRKVTSQALSALLQRYHLSFRELLDQVTPTGGD, encoded by the coding sequence GTGAGAGTCTCGGTTGTTATTGTGAACTGGAATGGTCGCCATCACCTGGAGGCCTGCCTGGGGAGTCTGTTTCAGCAGACTATGGCGGGCTATGAGGTAATCCTGGTAGATAATGGCTCGCATGATGGTTCTGCAGCATATGTTGCTGCCAGTTTTCCCCAGGTGAGGCTGGTGAACCTCGCTGAGAATATGGGCTTTGCGACCGGCAATAATCGCGGTATTGAGCAAGCGTGTGGCGAATATATTGTCACGTTGAACAATGATACCCGGGTTGCGCCTGACTGGCTGGAGACACTGGTAGATGTGGCCGATCGCTATCCGCAGGCGGGTATGGTGGGCTGTCGTATCTGTGGCTTTGATGATTCGGACGTGATTGATTCACTGGGCTTGAAGATCTGTTCTGACGGCATGTCCAGAGGGAGCTTCCGCAATCGGCGCTGGTCGTCACTTCGGCTGGAGGAGGTTGAGGAAATTTTGCTTCCCAGTGCCTGTGCAGCCCTATACAAAAGGGCGATGCTGGATGAGACGGGTTATTTTGATGATGACTTTTTTGCCTATGCAGAGGATACCGACCTGGGTTTACGTGGTCGTCTGGCAGGTTGGGATGCTGTGTTGGCGACTGAGGCTGTTGTTTACCATAAATATTCACAGACAGCGGGCCGCCTCTCTTCCTTTAAAGTGCGCCTTGTGGAGCGAAATCACTTTTGGATGGTGTTGAAAACCTTTCCCCTGCGATTTGTTATCGCGTTGCCGGTTACGACGACGGTTCGCTGGTTTGAGCAATGGCGCAGTATTCGCCGAAAGCAGGGTACAGGCGCTGAAGCTTTGCAGCAGGGTTCAGCGTGGCCAATGATTCTGGCGACACTGCAGGGAGCCGGCGAGGCTTTAGCGGGAAGTCCGGGAATGCTGAGGAAAAGGCGATATATCATGCGGAGGCGTAAAGTGACATCACAGGCTCTGTCTGCATTGTTGCAGCGCTATCACCTGAGCTTCCGTGAGTTGCTGGATCAGGTGACGCCGACGGGGGGGGATTGA
- a CDS encoding class I SAM-dependent DNA methyltransferase → MNVFGAYSRYYNLFYRDKDYAAEAAYVDGLIQRYRPGAASVLDLGCGTGRHAMLLAKSGYLVAGVDRSQEMLTVAEKERALGDCVDRVSLYCGDIRTIRLEQTFDAVVSLFHVMSYQTSNADLKAAFMTARSHLAPGGLFLFDCWYGPAVLTDRPEVRVKRVEDNEIAVTRVVEPVMFATTNLVETHYQVFVRDKGSNAVEELQETHRMRYLFQPEVEMFLQEAGMTLVESAEWMTARQPGFDTWGVCFVARQIDRDVRQVVS, encoded by the coding sequence ATGAATGTTTTTGGTGCATATTCACGGTATTACAATCTCTTCTATCGCGACAAGGATTATGCTGCAGAAGCTGCTTATGTTGATGGTTTGATTCAGAGATATCGTCCCGGAGCGGCGAGCGTACTGGATCTTGGCTGTGGCACTGGCCGGCATGCGATGTTGCTGGCCAAGTCAGGTTATTTGGTGGCTGGGGTTGACAGGTCCCAGGAAATGCTGACGGTTGCAGAAAAGGAGAGAGCACTTGGGGATTGCGTAGATCGTGTCTCGCTCTATTGTGGTGATATCAGAACTATCCGGCTTGAGCAAACCTTTGATGCAGTGGTTTCCCTGTTTCATGTGATGAGTTACCAGACCTCCAATGCGGACTTAAAAGCAGCTTTTATGACGGCCCGGTCTCACCTGGCACCGGGAGGACTTTTTCTTTTTGACTGCTGGTATGGCCCGGCTGTGCTCACGGATCGACCTGAGGTGCGAGTAAAGCGAGTCGAAGATAACGAAATTGCGGTCACGCGCGTTGTTGAACCGGTCATGTTTGCCACTACCAACCTGGTCGAAACCCACTATCAGGTATTTGTGCGCGACAAAGGCAGTAATGCGGTGGAAGAGTTGCAGGAAACTCACCGTATGCGTTATCTGTTTCAGCCAGAAGTGGAAATGTTCTTGCAAGAGGCAGGCATGACGCTTGTTGAATCTGCAGAATGGATGACAGCACGACAGCCAGGATTTGATACCTGGGGAGTTTGCTTTGTGGCCCGGCAGATCGACCGAGATGTCCGTCAGGTGGTTTCATGA
- a CDS encoding radical SAM protein, with amino-acid sequence MKKDVLCPAVEKIPPDMSMAGFGEELATALRLRHGSTALADTAQSRLALSVAETLFIDPTLPSEDIAKLFGLGCQELIEIYAVIRESRSIQDALTFDSPLRRRVSFLRRELLPDNRTMLGTLFAGDVCLPCHVEFHPALVCNLRCKACPNCRPDESGTWHFIGYKQSGEALTSERLHLLQQLFVDMGVRSFSFGGGGEPSLSGLTVPAMEHLRSIAPDAEISLYTNGIFPAEWGAKEHRVLAENLNKVRFSIDAATAAEWSQYKGRNAGLFESLWQNIAQVVSAKQRTGSAVRIGASCLVSRFVSNVEGFLLRARETGLDFCDIKEIETCYGDKPVYQAEQSYRESLGGLLEKVQQGVFRPLDVVIDDNLLQKPEQREVAPARVPRCWVSIRGRMLTVGPYGELYPCSDAANPGSQYRRARQDILGQLSEFGSLVSLGAQFQHLWGESLSQRRALSKNTCAYCVPSHNNYNLALEKLYQDWKFGIMPEQQPYCAEQDHYQKSRGMVR; translated from the coding sequence CGGGGTTTGGCGAAGAACTGGCAACGGCGTTGCGTTTACGGCATGGCTCAACGGCTCTTGCTGATACTGCCCAGTCGCGCCTGGCGCTCAGTGTTGCCGAGACGCTTTTTATCGATCCAACTTTGCCCAGCGAAGATATTGCAAAGCTGTTTGGTTTGGGCTGCCAGGAGTTGATTGAAATTTACGCTGTTATCAGGGAATCACGGTCGATTCAAGATGCTCTGACCTTTGACTCCCCCCTGCGCCGTCGTGTCAGCTTTTTACGGCGTGAGCTCCTTCCTGACAACCGCACCATGCTGGGCACTTTGTTTGCTGGTGATGTCTGCTTGCCCTGTCATGTGGAATTCCATCCTGCCCTGGTATGTAATCTGCGTTGCAAGGCATGCCCGAATTGTCGTCCCGATGAAAGTGGGACATGGCACTTCATAGGCTATAAACAGTCAGGCGAGGCGTTGACCAGTGAACGCTTGCACTTGCTGCAGCAGCTTTTTGTGGATATGGGGGTGAGGAGTTTCAGTTTTGGTGGCGGTGGTGAGCCTTCCTTGTCCGGGTTAACGGTACCTGCCATGGAACATCTGCGCAGTATTGCTCCCGATGCAGAAATCTCCCTGTATACCAATGGTATCTTTCCGGCAGAGTGGGGAGCGAAGGAGCATCGTGTGCTGGCCGAAAATCTGAATAAAGTGCGTTTCAGCATTGATGCGGCGACGGCGGCGGAGTGGTCGCAGTACAAAGGGCGCAATGCTGGGCTTTTTGAGTCTCTGTGGCAGAATATAGCCCAGGTAGTCAGTGCCAAGCAGCGAACAGGCAGTGCGGTGCGAATTGGAGCAAGTTGCCTGGTGTCGCGCTTCGTCTCCAATGTGGAAGGGTTTTTGCTGCGAGCCCGTGAAACTGGCCTGGATTTTTGCGATATCAAGGAGATTGAAACCTGCTATGGCGACAAACCCGTGTATCAGGCTGAGCAAAGCTATCGTGAATCCCTGGGGGGGTTGCTTGAAAAGGTGCAGCAGGGAGTTTTTCGCCCTCTGGATGTGGTTATCGATGATAATCTCCTGCAAAAGCCGGAGCAACGGGAGGTTGCTCCGGCTCGGGTACCGCGCTGCTGGGTTTCCATCCGAGGAAGAATGTTGACTGTTGGCCCCTACGGCGAACTGTATCCGTGCTCCGATGCTGCGAATCCAGGTTCTCAGTATCGGCGGGCTCGTCAGGATATTCTCGGGCAGCTGTCTGAATTTGGTTCGCTTGTCTCCTTGGGTGCCCAGTTTCAGCACCTGTGGGGTGAAAGTCTGTCTCAGCGTAGGGCTCTTTCCAAGAATACCTGTGCCTATTGTGTGCCGTCGCATAACAATTACAATCTTGCCCTTGAAAAACTGTATCAGGATTGGAAGTTCGGTATTATGCCTGAGCAGCAGCCCTATTGCGCTGAGCAGGATCACTATCAGAAGTCAAGGGGAATGGTCCGCTGA